TTTCCTTTCTTTTCATTGTGGGGATTTTATCAGTAAGTATGTTGTATGAACCAATTTATGGTAATGTTAAATGGGAGATGGAATCCATTTATGATGAAAATGGGCAGGTTATTGCTTCTACACCATTTACCCCTAGTCAATATCCACCTTTTGGAACAGATCGTGCAGGAACACCGATACTAGCGAAGATCATTCAAGGTGCAAAGTACACTATTCTAACAGGGTTAGTAATCGGTTTGATACAAGTAATGATTGCATTTTTTATTTCGTTATTTTATTTTAGTTTTCCTAAATTCATCAAAGAATTCTTTGAGGGAATTGTTGAGTCACAATTATATGTACCAGCAACGATTGTTGCCTTTATGTCACTTGGATTGTTGGCTTCTGATAGTAGTAGTTTAGAGTCGGTGTTAAAACTCATTCGTATACAATTAGTTGTATTAATCTTCATAGGGGTACCACCACTCGTGTTACTTTTGGTGAAGGATATACAAAAAGTTATGCAAGAAGAGTATATACTAGCATCTAAGACGCTCGGTGCTAGCCGATATAGCTTATATAGAAAACATGTTATTCCGTTTATGTTTCCAAGGCTAATTTTACAATATTCTCAACGAACGGTTGAAGTACTCATGCTAATTATACACTTAGGATTTTTGTCAGTGTTTTTAGGAGGTAGTGTCAGCGTTGAAATATTTGATGGAGTGACAAAGGACTATTCAACAACGAATGAATGGGCAGGCGATATTGGGAAGCATTTTAGAGATATGTTTATTACGCCCTGGATGATCTACATCCCATTGATATTTTACTCAATTACGGTGCTTTCATTTAATACAATGACGAATTCTATTCAGCGTTACATTACAGATACGTACAATCGACAGTGGATGAGAAAGGATAGCAGTGTATCTGAAGAACTAAAGACTGAACAAGTAATGCAGCAACGAGTTGGCACAAACCCGTTTACATTTTTACATTCTCGATAATTTCTTCTAGGGGGAAGAAAATGAATTCGAAACAAATAGAAAAACAGAATATGGTTCCAGTAGATATAACTGAACTAAAGAGAGAAGAAATTTTTTCAGAACTGATTGATGTTATGGGAACTAAGATTATGAGACTTGCCTTTACTTATGTAAAGGACGAGAAGATTGCGGAGGATATTACACAGGAAGTGTTTCTTCGCTGTTACAAGCATATTGACCAATTCAGAGGAGAGGCTTCGATTAAGACTTGGATTTATACAATCACAGTTAATTTATGTAAGGACTACTTGCGAAGTTGGTCATATCGAAAACTCTTTACGTTTGAAAAGGTTGATAAGGAACACACATCTCAAAATAGTGTACTAGATTACGTGCTAGACACGTTGGAAAAAAAGAATTTGGCTCATGCAGTGTTACAGCTGCCGGTGAAATATCGTGAAGTAATCATTCTTCATTATTATGAAGATTACACAGTACACGAAATGAAAGATATATTGCAACTCAATGAAGATACAATTCGAACAAGGTTAAGAAGAGCCAGAGAAAAGCTAAAACTTCACTATTCAAAAGAAAGGCCTGATTGAATGGAAAAACAGTTGCATCATTTAAAGG
This genomic stretch from Bacillus sp. BGMRC 2118 harbors:
- a CDS encoding ABC transporter permease subunit, producing the protein MIRYVFRDWKFLLSFLFIVGILSVSMLYEPIYGNVKWEMESIYDENGQVIASTPFTPSQYPPFGTDRAGTPILAKIIQGAKYTILTGLVIGLIQVMIAFFISLFYFSFPKFIKEFFEGIVESQLYVPATIVAFMSLGLLASDSSSLESVLKLIRIQLVVLIFIGVPPLVLLLVKDIQKVMQEEYILASKTLGASRYSLYRKHVIPFMFPRLILQYSQRTVEVLMLIIHLGFLSVFLGGSVSVEIFDGVTKDYSTTNEWAGDIGKHFRDMFITPWMIYIPLIFYSITVLSFNTMTNSIQRYITDTYNRQWMRKDSSVSEELKTEQVMQQRVGTNPFTFLHSR
- a CDS encoding sigma-70 family RNA polymerase sigma factor produces the protein MNSKQIEKQNMVPVDITELKREEIFSELIDVMGTKIMRLAFTYVKDEKIAEDITQEVFLRCYKHIDQFRGEASIKTWIYTITVNLCKDYLRSWSYRKLFTFEKVDKEHTSQNSVLDYVLDTLEKKNLAHAVLQLPVKYREVIILHYYEDYTVHEMKDILQLNEDTIRTRLRRAREKLKLHYSKERPD